One Thioclava electrotropha DNA segment encodes these proteins:
- a CDS encoding cupin domain-containing protein, with translation MELPDFIQAFPALDLPFPEDQVRSHAIRSEAGLVVFLHFLTDFDLPPHAHKAQWGTVIEGEAELTIAGETRVYRPGESYEIPAGAEHSARLKAGTKVIDAFEEADRYPLKP, from the coding sequence ATGGAGCTACCCGATTTCATTCAGGCCTTCCCCGCCCTAGACCTGCCGTTTCCCGAAGATCAGGTGCGCAGCCACGCGATCCGCTCGGAGGCGGGGCTGGTGGTGTTCCTGCACTTCCTCACCGATTTCGACCTGCCGCCCCATGCGCATAAGGCTCAGTGGGGCACGGTGATCGAAGGCGAGGCGGAGCTGACCATCGCAGGCGAGACCCGGGTCTATCGCCCCGGCGAGAGCTACGAAATCCCCGCGGGCGCGGAACATTCGGCGCGGCTCAAGGCGGGGACGAAGGTGATCGACGCCTTCGAGGAGGCCGATCGCTATCCGCTGAAACCCTGA
- a CDS encoding transglutaminase-like domain-containing protein — protein sequence MRISVDVQMQYQFPQPNTVALVLEAAHAPGQEIVNASMNLGDASVGRIAGDCGVGERIWAQVGTQMTLHYQALIDITRPAIDLTQMEAAQLHELPAEAAPYIRPSRYVQSDKFVSFVSKRFGDLQGGAKVAAIRDWIEKNLSYVPGASDSDTNVLETFAGRAGVCRDYAHLFCAMVRAAQIPARMASSYGPDVWPQDFHAVAEVWLDGAWHMVDATGMCGPENMALVAVGRDAYDVAFMESQAPAMLINQSVSVIRV from the coding sequence ATGCGCATTTCCGTCGACGTGCAGATGCAATACCAGTTCCCGCAGCCGAATACGGTCGCGCTGGTGCTCGAAGCCGCGCACGCTCCGGGGCAGGAGATCGTCAACGCGTCGATGAACCTCGGCGATGCGAGCGTGGGCCGGATCGCGGGCGATTGCGGCGTGGGCGAGCGGATCTGGGCGCAGGTCGGTACCCAGATGACGCTGCATTATCAGGCGCTGATCGACATCACGCGTCCGGCGATCGACCTGACGCAGATGGAGGCGGCACAACTCCATGAACTGCCCGCCGAGGCCGCGCCCTATATCCGACCCTCGCGCTACGTGCAGTCGGACAAATTCGTCTCCTTCGTGAGCAAGCGTTTCGGCGATCTGCAGGGCGGGGCGAAAGTGGCCGCGATCCGCGACTGGATCGAGAAGAACCTGTCTTACGTGCCCGGCGCGTCGGATAGCGACACCAACGTGCTCGAGACCTTCGCGGGCCGGGCAGGGGTCTGTCGCGACTATGCGCATCTGTTCTGCGCGATGGTGCGCGCGGCGCAGATTCCGGCGCGCATGGCGTCCTCCTACGGGCCGGATGTGTGGCCGCAGGATTTCCACGCCGTGGCCGAGGTCTGGCTCGATGGCGCATGGCATATGGTCGATGCGACCGGCATGTGCGGGCCCGAGAACATGGCGCTGGTCGCGGTGGGGCGCGATGCCTATGACGTGGCCTTCATGGAATCGCAGGCACCCGCGATGCTCATTAACCAGAGCGTCTCGGTGATCCGGGTCTGA
- a CDS encoding FKBP-type peptidyl-prolyl cis-trans isomerase, giving the protein MTQAKAGDTLHLHYTGKLDDGSVFDSSEGRDPLSFTLGSGQIIPGLDKGVTGMEEGEKRTVRVEPAEAYGEHHPERMQSVDRANIPDDIPTEPGTQLQVQTQDGQTVNVTVAEANEKELVLDANHPLAGKALTFDVELVKIDA; this is encoded by the coding sequence ATGACCCAGGCAAAGGCTGGCGACACCCTGCATCTTCATTACACCGGCAAGCTGGACGACGGCTCCGTCTTCGATAGCTCGGAAGGCCGCGACCCGCTGTCCTTCACGCTCGGTTCGGGCCAGATCATCCCCGGCCTCGACAAGGGCGTGACCGGCATGGAAGAGGGTGAAAAGCGCACCGTGCGCGTCGAGCCTGCAGAGGCCTATGGCGAGCATCACCCCGAGCGCATGCAGTCGGTCGACCGCGCGAACATCCCCGACGACATCCCGACCGAGCCGGGCACCCAGCTTCAGGTTCAGACCCAGGACGGTCAGACCGTGAACGTGACCGTTGCCGAGGCGAACGAGAAAGAACTCGTCCTCGACGCGAACCACCCGCTCGCCGGCAAGGCGCTGACCTTCGACGTCGAACTCGTCAAGATCGACGCGTAA
- a CDS encoding YebC/PmpR family DNA-binding transcriptional regulator → MAGHSKWANIQHRKGKQDAARSKMFSKLSKEITVAAKIGDPDPEKNPRLRLAVKAAKSQSMPKDVIDRAIKKSQAGDGDDYTEIRYEGYGPEGIAVIVEAMTDNLNRTASNVRSTFTKNGGNLGTTGSVSFMFDRMGEIIYPASVGDAETVLMAAIEAGAEDVESDDEGHWIYCTMEDLSDVSDALEKELGEAEEAKLIWKPQNRTEVDLETAQKLMKLIDTLEDDDDVQSVTANFDVPEEVAAQL, encoded by the coding sequence ATGGCAGGCCACTCAAAATGGGCCAACATCCAGCACCGCAAGGGCAAGCAGGATGCGGCGCGCTCGAAGATGTTTTCCAAGCTCTCGAAAGAGATCACGGTCGCCGCCAAGATAGGCGACCCCGATCCCGAGAAGAACCCGCGCCTGCGTCTCGCCGTGAAAGCGGCCAAGTCCCAGTCGATGCCGAAAGACGTGATCGACCGCGCGATCAAGAAATCGCAGGCGGGCGACGGCGATGACTATACCGAGATCCGCTACGAGGGCTACGGCCCCGAGGGCATCGCGGTGATCGTCGAGGCGATGACCGACAACCTCAACCGCACCGCGTCGAACGTGCGCTCCACCTTCACCAAGAACGGCGGTAATCTGGGCACCACCGGTTCGGTGTCCTTCATGTTCGACCGGATGGGCGAGATCATCTATCCCGCCTCCGTGGGCGATGCCGAGACCGTGCTGATGGCCGCGATCGAGGCTGGCGCCGAAGACGTCGAGAGCGACGACGAAGGCCACTGGATCTACTGCACGATGGAAGACCTCTCAGATGTCTCCGACGCGCTGGAGAAGGAACTGGGCGAGGCCGAGGAAGCCAAGCTGATCTGGAAGCCCCAGAACCGCACCGAGGTCGATCTGGAAACCGCCCAGAAGCTGATGAAGCTGATCGACACGCTCGAAGACGATGACGACGTGCAATCCGTCACCGCCAATTTCGACGTGCCCGAAGAGGTCGCAGCCCAGCTGTAA
- a CDS encoding SLC13 family permease: MIQLPFTGTETAIAALLVVGWMFVMFVRETWPPEVTAMAGAALMLIFGFVPYENAAAILSNPAPWTIAFMFLIVGALVRTGALDAMTRYAESRIDQNPKLTVLLMFGVTMFASAVMNNTPVVAVMIPVFIQVARKLNLSPSRLLMPLSYVTVMGGMITLIGTSTNILVDGVVRGRGMEPFTIFEIAPLGFAICLVGGTFLAIFAPKLIPERQSLSFMLGDRPKMKYFTEVAIPEESGLIGESVLETDTFKREGVRVIDVLRGDASLRRDLASVELMAGDRVVLRSEMEELLGMQKNRDLRMVDKLSSVQTETVEVLISPGCRMIGQRLGDMRLRRRYGVYTLAAHRRNQNIGRQLDDLIVVVGDTLLLEGAPEDIARLASDMDLVDVSKPQARAYRRSHLPLAMGALGAVVIFAALGVAPILALAMVAVAGILVTRCIDTDEAFTFIEGRLLALIFAMLVVGAGLEHSGAVQLIVSGVAPFLKMLPPQLALIVVYFLGLVMTELLSNNAVAVIYTPIAISLAAALGLDPRPFAVAVMFSASVAFATPIGYQTHMMIYGPGGYKFTDFLRVGIPMDIVTGLTACLLIPLIWPF, translated from the coding sequence ATGATCCAACTGCCCTTCACCGGCACCGAGACCGCCATCGCGGCCCTTCTCGTCGTGGGGTGGATGTTCGTCATGTTCGTCCGCGAGACATGGCCGCCGGAGGTCACCGCCATGGCGGGCGCGGCCCTGATGCTGATCTTCGGATTCGTGCCCTACGAGAACGCCGCCGCGATTCTGTCGAACCCGGCGCCCTGGACCATCGCCTTCATGTTCCTGATCGTGGGTGCCCTGGTTCGGACCGGCGCGCTCGACGCGATGACGCGCTATGCGGAATCGCGGATCGACCAGAACCCGAAGCTGACCGTGCTTTTGATGTTCGGGGTCACGATGTTCGCAAGCGCCGTGATGAACAACACGCCGGTCGTCGCGGTGATGATCCCGGTCTTCATTCAGGTCGCGCGCAAGCTGAACCTCTCGCCGTCGCGGCTCTTGATGCCGCTGAGCTACGTCACGGTGATGGGCGGCATGATCACCTTGATCGGCACCTCGACCAACATTCTCGTCGATGGCGTCGTGCGGGGGCGGGGGATGGAGCCCTTCACGATCTTCGAGATCGCGCCTCTGGGCTTCGCGATCTGTCTGGTCGGCGGGACGTTCCTCGCGATCTTCGCGCCGAAACTGATCCCCGAGCGGCAATCGCTCTCCTTCATGCTCGGCGACCGTCCGAAGATGAAATATTTCACCGAGGTCGCGATCCCCGAGGAAAGCGGGCTGATCGGCGAGTCGGTGCTGGAGACCGACACGTTCAAGCGCGAGGGCGTGCGGGTGATCGACGTGCTGCGCGGCGATGCGTCGCTGCGCCGGGACCTCGCCTCGGTCGAGCTGATGGCGGGCGACCGCGTGGTTCTACGCTCCGAGATGGAAGAGCTTCTGGGGATGCAGAAGAACCGCGACCTGCGCATGGTCGACAAGCTGTCCTCGGTGCAGACAGAAACGGTGGAGGTGCTGATCTCGCCCGGCTGCCGGATGATCGGGCAGCGTCTGGGTGACATGCGCCTGCGCCGCCGCTACGGCGTCTACACGCTCGCCGCGCACCGCCGGAACCAGAATATCGGCCGCCAGCTCGACGATCTGATCGTGGTGGTGGGCGATACGCTTCTGCTCGAAGGCGCGCCCGAGGATATCGCGCGTCTGGCCTCCGACATGGACCTCGTGGACGTGTCCAAACCGCAGGCACGCGCCTATCGCCGCTCGCATCTGCCGCTCGCCATGGGCGCGCTCGGCGCGGTGGTGATCTTCGCAGCCCTTGGCGTGGCCCCGATCCTTGCGCTGGCGATGGTGGCGGTGGCGGGCATCCTCGTGACCCGCTGTATCGATACCGACGAGGCCTTCACCTTCATCGAGGGCCGCCTGCTTGCGCTGATCTTCGCGATGCTGGTCGTCGGCGCGGGGCTGGAGCATTCCGGCGCGGTCCAGCTGATCGTCTCGGGCGTGGCGCCCTTCCTGAAGATGCTGCCGCCGCAACTCGCGCTGATCGTGGTCTATTTCCTCGGTCTCGTCATGACCGAATTGCTGTCGAACAACGCGGTGGCGGTGATCTACACCCCGATCGCGATCTCTCTGGCCGCGGCCCTCGGGCTCGATCCGCGGCCCTTCGCCGTGGCGGTGATGTTCTCGGCCTCGGTGGCCTTCGCGACCCCGATCGGGTATCAGACTCACATGATGATCTATGGCCCCGGTGGCTATAAGTTCACCGATTTCCTGCGCGTCGGCATCCCGATGGATATCGTGACCGGGTTGACCGCCTGCCTGCTGATCCCGCTGATCTGGCCCTTCTGA
- a CDS encoding TIGR00282 family metallophosphoesterase has product MKILFLGDVMGRAGRAAITETLPKLREEWRLDFVVVNGENASGGMGLTGDHAKLLLDAGADVVTLGDHAFDQKDMLRFIESEPRIIRPVNYAKEAPGKGARVFQDRRGRKVLVAQVLGNVFMKRAFDDPFSAIEAELKRYPLGGAVQAALVDVHCEATSEKMAMGHWCDGRASVVVGTHTHVPTGDAQILEKGTAYLSDAGMCGDYDSVIGMAKAEPMRRFVTGMAKERFSPARGPVTLCGFYVETDDKTGRATRCEAVRTGGRLAQSVPI; this is encoded by the coding sequence ATGAAGATACTCTTTCTTGGCGATGTGATGGGCCGCGCGGGCCGCGCCGCGATCACCGAAACCCTGCCGAAACTTCGCGAGGAGTGGCGCCTCGATTTCGTTGTGGTCAATGGCGAGAACGCCTCGGGCGGCATGGGGCTGACCGGCGATCACGCGAAGCTTCTGCTGGATGCGGGCGCGGATGTGGTGACGCTGGGCGATCACGCCTTCGATCAGAAGGACATGCTGCGCTTCATCGAGAGCGAGCCGCGCATCATCCGTCCCGTGAACTACGCCAAGGAAGCGCCGGGCAAGGGCGCGCGGGTGTTCCAGGACCGGCGCGGGCGCAAGGTGCTGGTGGCGCAGGTTCTGGGCAACGTGTTCATGAAACGCGCCTTCGACGATCCCTTCTCGGCCATCGAGGCCGAACTCAAACGCTACCCGCTGGGCGGGGCGGTGCAGGCGGCCCTGGTGGATGTCCATTGCGAGGCGACGTCGGAGAAGATGGCGATGGGTCATTGGTGCGACGGGCGTGCAAGCGTCGTCGTGGGCACCCATACCCATGTGCCCACGGGCGACGCGCAGATTCTCGAGAAGGGCACGGCTTACCTCTCCGATGCGGGCATGTGCGGCGATTACGATTCCGTCATCGGCATGGCGAAGGCCGAACCGATGCGCCGTTTCGTGACCGGCATGGCGAAGGAACGCTTCTCGCCCGCCCGCGGTCCGGTGACGCTGTGCGGCTTCTATGTCGAGACCGACGACAAGACCGGGCGCGCCACTCGCTGCGAAGCGGTGCGCACCGGCGGCAGGCTCGCACAATCGGTGCCAATCTGA
- a CDS encoding ASKHA domain-containing protein: protein MSDDVQVIFTPSGKRGRVARGTRVLAAARKLGVDLDSVCGGRGVCSKCQCTPSFGDFPKLGLHVDPDAVSPINAVEERYDRIRGLKPGRRLGCQTEILDDVVIDVPPESQVHKQVVRKAASERVMEMDPATRPVYVEVAEPDMHRPEGDLQRLSQALEKQWQIKGVRADLDVLRMLQPALRKAEWKVTVAIHDAGDGPRVTGIFPGVREVPLYGLAIDLGSTTIAGHLVALDDGRVLASAGVMNPQIRFGEDLMSRVSYVMMNPGGDQEMTNAVRDAMGDLARQLAGEAKVETGEIVEAVVVCNPVMHHLLLGIDPVELGQAPFALATSESLEFAAREIGIEASAGARAYILPLIAGHVGADAAAVALSEAPQKRDDLSLIVDVGTNAEILLGNKQRVLACSSPTGPAFEGAQISSGQRAAPGAIERIEIDPETKEPRFKTIGNEHWSTDPEFGTPRITGICGSGIIEAVAEMRMAGIVDTSGLIGSAEQAGTPRCEPNGRTHEYVIYDGGEEGPRITVTQGDIRAIQLAKSALYAGARLLMDEMGVDTVDRVVLAGAFGAHISPKHAMVLGMIPDAPLDHVTSAGNAAGTGAHMALCSVKARREIETQVHQITKVETAIEPRFQEHFVAANALPHATAPFPELRKIAPLPEVSFNTGGSGEDGGRRRRRRG, encoded by the coding sequence ATGTCCGACGACGTGCAGGTGATCTTTACCCCCTCTGGCAAGCGGGGGCGCGTGGCGCGTGGCACGAGAGTGCTCGCGGCGGCGCGCAAGCTGGGGGTCGACCTCGATTCCGTCTGCGGCGGGCGCGGCGTGTGCTCGAAATGCCAATGCACGCCCTCCTTCGGGGATTTCCCGAAACTCGGCCTGCATGTGGACCCGGACGCGGTCAGCCCGATCAATGCGGTCGAGGAGCGCTATGACCGGATTCGCGGGCTGAAACCGGGGCGGCGTCTGGGCTGCCAGACCGAGATCCTCGACGACGTCGTGATCGATGTCCCGCCCGAAAGTCAGGTCCACAAACAGGTCGTGCGCAAGGCGGCCTCAGAGCGCGTGATGGAGATGGATCCGGCGACGCGGCCCGTCTATGTCGAAGTCGCGGAACCGGATATGCACCGCCCCGAGGGCGACCTGCAGCGGCTCTCGCAGGCGCTGGAAAAGCAATGGCAGATCAAAGGCGTGCGCGCCGATCTTGATGTACTTCGGATGCTGCAGCCCGCGCTGCGCAAGGCCGAGTGGAAGGTTACGGTCGCGATCCACGATGCGGGCGACGGGCCGCGCGTGACCGGCATCTTCCCCGGCGTGCGCGAGGTGCCGCTATATGGGCTGGCGATCGACCTCGGCTCGACCACCATCGCGGGGCATCTGGTCGCGCTCGATGACGGGCGGGTGCTGGCGAGCGCCGGCGTGATGAATCCGCAGATCCGTTTCGGCGAAGACCTGATGAGCCGGGTCTCCTACGTGATGATGAACCCCGGCGGCGATCAGGAAATGACCAATGCCGTGCGTGACGCGATGGGCGATCTGGCGCGGCAGCTGGCGGGCGAGGCGAAGGTCGAGACGGGCGAGATCGTCGAGGCCGTCGTCGTCTGCAACCCGGTGATGCACCACCTGCTGCTGGGGATCGATCCGGTGGAGTTGGGTCAGGCGCCCTTCGCACTGGCGACCTCGGAGAGCCTTGAATTCGCGGCGCGCGAGATCGGCATCGAGGCCAGCGCTGGCGCGCGCGCCTATATCCTGCCGCTGATCGCGGGCCATGTCGGCGCGGATGCGGCGGCGGTGGCGCTGTCGGAGGCTCCGCAGAAGCGCGACGACCTGTCTCTGATCGTCGATGTCGGCACCAATGCTGAGATACTTCTTGGGAATAAACAACGGGTTCTGGCCTGTTCTTCACCCACCGGCCCCGCCTTCGAGGGCGCGCAGATCTCCAGCGGTCAGCGCGCCGCTCCGGGCGCCATCGAGCGGATCGAGATCGACCCCGAGACCAAGGAGCCGCGCTTCAAGACCATCGGCAACGAGCACTGGTCGACCGATCCCGAATTCGGCACGCCGCGGATCACCGGCATCTGCGGCTCGGGCATCATCGAGGCCGTGGCCGAGATGCGGATGGCCGGGATCGTGGACACGTCAGGGCTGATCGGCTCGGCCGAGCAGGCCGGCACGCCGCGCTGCGAGCCGAACGGGCGCACCCATGAATACGTGATCTATGACGGCGGCGAGGAAGGCCCGCGCATCACCGTCACCCAAGGCGACATCCGTGCGATCCAACTGGCGAAATCCGCGCTCTACGCGGGCGCGCGTCTGCTGATGGACGAGATGGGCGTGGACACGGTCGACCGCGTGGTGCTGGCCGGTGCGTTCGGCGCGCATATCTCGCCCAAGCACGCGATGGTGCTGGGGATGATCCCTGATGCGCCGCTGGATCACGTCACCTCGGCGGGCAACGCGGCGGGCACCGGGGCGCATATGGCGCTGTGCTCGGTGAAGGCGCGGCGCGAGATCGAGACGCAGGTGCATCAGATCACCAAGGTCGAGACCGCGATCGAGCCGCGCTTCCAGGAGCATTTCGTGGCCGCGAACGCGCTGCCGCACGCCACCGCCCCCTTCCCCGAGCTGCGCAAGATCGCGCCGCTCCCGGAGGTCAGCTTCAACACCGGCGGCTCGGGCGAGGATGGCGGGCGCAGGCGCCGCCGGCGCGGCTGA